In the genome of Streptomyces pactum, one region contains:
- a CDS encoding TetR/AcrR family transcriptional regulator → MVRECGEPGTVRPGGRTARVRAAVLEAAGDALAEQGFDRLDLADIARRAEVGKTTVYRRWGTVAGLVADLLGDMAEQSLPRTDTGSLAGDLKANAELVRRTLADPRQGALFKAVIAAATTDGRTAEALRRFYETRVAEWAPCVTLAAERGEVPPGTDAAEVIRAVSAPLYYRLLTTGTPPDEAAAERAAEAAVTAARAGCFAAPGGDAATGPGPTT, encoded by the coding sequence ATGGTGCGTGAGTGCGGCGAACCGGGGACGGTGCGCCCCGGCGGACGGACGGCCCGGGTACGGGCGGCGGTCCTGGAGGCGGCCGGGGACGCACTGGCCGAGCAGGGCTTCGACCGGCTGGACCTGGCGGACATCGCGCGCCGCGCGGAGGTGGGGAAGACCACCGTGTACCGGCGGTGGGGCACCGTTGCCGGGCTGGTGGCCGACCTGCTGGGCGACATGGCGGAGCAGTCCCTGCCGCGCACCGACACCGGCTCCCTGGCGGGCGACCTCAAGGCCAACGCCGAGCTGGTGCGGCGCACCCTCGCCGACCCACGGCAGGGCGCGCTGTTCAAGGCGGTGATCGCCGCCGCCACCACCGACGGGCGGACCGCCGAGGCGCTGCGCCGCTTCTACGAGACCCGGGTGGCGGAGTGGGCCCCGTGCGTGACCCTGGCCGCCGAACGGGGCGAGGTGCCGCCGGGCACCGACGCGGCGGAGGTGATCCGCGCCGTCTCCGCCCCGCTGTACTACCGGCTGCTGACCACCGGCACCCCGCCCGACGAGGCGGCGGCCGAACGGGCCGCCGAGGCGGCGGTGACCGCGGCGCGCGCCGGCTGTTTCGCCGCACCCGGCGGGGACGCGGCCACCGGACCGGGGCCCACCACCTGA
- the ligD gene encoding non-homologous end-joining DNA ligase, with protein sequence MPPITEVEGRRLALRNLDKVIHPATGTTKGELLHYLAATADALLPHLYGRPLAFLRYPDGPDGEKFFTKNPPPGTPGWVKTAEVRRHEGRTARQVLVADLPTLMWVANLVVEFHVPMWRVDQGHGLADRLVFDLDPGAPATIVQCCEVAGWLRRRLERDGLRVYAKTSGSKGLHLLAPLRPTESARATAYAKRLAVEAERAMPELALHRMKRALRPGKVFVDFSQNAAAKTTAAPYTPRAQPMPTVSTPVTWEEIADCDSPERLSFRIEDIPARLDRYGDLLGPLLDPAAGHELPPD encoded by the coding sequence ATGCCGCCGATCACGGAGGTGGAGGGGCGACGACTGGCCCTCCGGAATCTCGACAAGGTCATTCATCCGGCCACCGGGACCACCAAGGGCGAGCTGCTGCACTACCTCGCCGCCACGGCGGACGCGCTGCTGCCGCACCTGTACGGGCGGCCGCTGGCCTTTCTGCGCTATCCGGACGGGCCGGACGGCGAGAAGTTCTTCACCAAGAACCCCCCGCCCGGCACGCCCGGCTGGGTGAAGACCGCCGAGGTACGGCGGCACGAGGGGCGCACCGCCCGGCAGGTGCTCGTGGCCGACCTGCCCACGCTGATGTGGGTGGCGAACCTGGTGGTGGAGTTCCACGTGCCGATGTGGCGGGTGGACCAGGGGCACGGCCTCGCCGACCGGCTGGTCTTCGACCTGGACCCCGGCGCCCCGGCCACCATCGTGCAGTGCTGCGAGGTGGCCGGCTGGCTGCGGCGGCGGCTGGAACGGGACGGGCTGCGCGTCTACGCCAAGACCAGCGGCTCCAAGGGGCTCCACCTGCTCGCCCCGCTGCGGCCGACCGAGTCCGCGCGGGCCACCGCCTACGCCAAGCGGCTGGCCGTGGAGGCCGAACGGGCCATGCCGGAGCTGGCGCTGCACCGGATGAAGCGGGCGCTGCGGCCGGGCAAGGTCTTCGTGGACTTCAGCCAGAACGCCGCCGCCAAGACCACCGCCGCGCCGTACACCCCGCGTGCGCAGCCCATGCCCACCGTCTCCACCCCGGTCACCTGGGAGGAGATCGCGGACTGCGACAGCCCGGAGCGGCTGAGCTTCCGCATCGAGGACATCCCCGCCCGCCTCGACCGGTACGGGGACCTCCTCGGCCCGCTCCTCGACCCGGCCGCCGGCCACGAACTGCCGCCGGACTGA
- the ku gene encoding non-homologous end joining protein Ku, translating to MRSIWNGTISFGLVSIPIKMYAATEDSHTVSFKQIHTADQGRIRYRKVCELEDEPVAPDEIGRAYEDADGSLIPITEDDLAALPLPTTHTLEIEAFVPASEIDPLQMADAYYLGANGAAAAKPYVLLREALKRGGKVAIAKYAHRGRERLGMLRVVDDTLTLHRLVWPDEVRDSAGMAPTAKVSVREAELDLADTLMATLGEVDPESLHDEYHQALEEMVAAKVSGAAPAAEAEAPPETGQIVDLMAALQDSVRSARRSRGGTAEEAGTDEEGAGATVTALRGRRSAAGTAEKKAPARRAAGDGKRTADGGKPAARKTPPKKTAAKKTTTKKTTAGSTGSTAKDTGRSAGASAAKSTAGTASKTTGKTAAKTAPKTAAKSASKTASKSTAKKTASGRRTRKAS from the coding sequence ATGCGATCGATCTGGAACGGCACCATTTCGTTCGGTCTGGTCAGCATCCCGATCAAGATGTACGCGGCCACCGAGGACTCCCACACGGTGTCCTTCAAACAGATCCACACCGCCGACCAGGGCCGCATCCGCTACCGCAAGGTGTGCGAGCTGGAGGACGAGCCGGTCGCCCCGGACGAGATCGGCCGGGCGTACGAGGACGCCGACGGCAGCCTCATCCCGATCACCGAGGACGACCTGGCCGCGCTGCCGCTGCCCACCACCCACACGCTGGAGATCGAGGCGTTCGTACCGGCCTCCGAGATCGACCCGCTCCAGATGGCCGACGCCTACTACCTGGGCGCCAACGGCGCCGCCGCGGCCAAGCCGTACGTCCTGCTGCGCGAGGCGCTCAAGCGCGGCGGCAAGGTGGCGATCGCCAAGTACGCCCACCGCGGCCGGGAACGGCTGGGGATGCTCCGGGTGGTGGACGACACCCTCACCCTGCACCGGCTGGTCTGGCCGGACGAGGTGCGCGACAGCGCGGGCATGGCACCGACCGCGAAGGTCAGCGTCCGGGAGGCCGAGCTGGACCTGGCGGACACCCTGATGGCGACGCTCGGCGAGGTCGATCCGGAGTCGCTGCACGACGAGTACCACCAGGCGCTGGAGGAGATGGTCGCGGCCAAGGTCTCCGGCGCCGCCCCGGCCGCGGAGGCCGAGGCCCCGCCGGAGACCGGCCAGATCGTCGATCTGATGGCGGCGCTCCAGGACAGCGTCCGCAGCGCCCGCCGGTCCCGTGGCGGGACGGCGGAGGAGGCGGGGACGGACGAAGAGGGCGCCGGGGCGACCGTCACCGCGCTGCGCGGACGCCGGTCGGCGGCCGGGACGGCGGAGAAGAAGGCCCCGGCCCGGCGGGCCGCCGGGGACGGGAAGCGGACGGCGGACGGCGGGAAGCCGGCCGCCCGGAAGACACCGCCGAAGAAGACCGCCGCGAAGAAGACCACCACGAAGAAGACCACCGCCGGGAGCACCGGGAGCACCGCGAAGGACACCGGCAGGAGTGCCGGCGCGAGCGCCGCGAAGAGCACCGCCGGGACCGCCTCGAAGACCACCGGGAAGACGGCCGCGAAGACGGCCCCGAAAACCGCCGCGAAGTCGGCCTCGAAGACGGCCTCGAAGTCCACCGCGAAGAAGACCGCCTCGGGCCGCAGGACCAGGAAGGCCTCGTGA
- a CDS encoding SDR family oxidoreductase: protein MIVVTGATGNVGRYLVAELLAAGVKVCAVSRDPAGARLPAGVQVVRPGDLPVCDVAAVFLNPAVTWADGPEKFLGQACWHGVRRVVTLSSSTAAAPSGPDNPLGGHHRRVEEAVEATGLEWTHLRPGAFAANAAAWADQIRAGDVVEGPYAGAQLAPIHEADIAEVAARALLTDDLVGEAPVLTGPESLTQAEQVRLIGEALGRPLRYREIPPEVALERMTGPHLTREIAGSLLRMYAAAVDRPAEISPETERITGHPGRGYARWAADRAPALFG, encoded by the coding sequence ATGATCGTGGTGACCGGAGCCACCGGCAACGTAGGCCGGTACCTGGTGGCGGAGCTGCTCGCGGCGGGGGTGAAGGTCTGCGCGGTCAGCCGGGACCCGGCCGGCGCCCGGCTGCCCGCCGGGGTGCAGGTGGTACGCCCCGGCGACCTGCCGGTGTGCGATGTCGCGGCCGTCTTCCTCAACCCGGCGGTGACCTGGGCCGACGGCCCGGAGAAGTTCCTCGGACAGGCGTGCTGGCACGGGGTGCGGCGGGTGGTCACCCTCTCCTCGTCCACCGCCGCCGCGCCCTCCGGCCCGGACAACCCGCTCGGCGGCCACCACCGCCGGGTGGAGGAGGCGGTCGAGGCCACCGGACTGGAGTGGACGCACCTGCGGCCGGGCGCCTTCGCCGCGAACGCGGCGGCCTGGGCGGACCAGATCCGCGCCGGCGACGTGGTGGAGGGACCGTACGCGGGGGCCCAGCTGGCCCCGATCCACGAGGCCGACATCGCCGAGGTGGCCGCCCGCGCCCTGCTCACCGACGACCTGGTCGGTGAGGCCCCGGTGCTCACCGGGCCGGAGTCGCTCACCCAGGCCGAGCAGGTGCGGCTGATCGGCGAGGCGCTCGGCCGGCCGCTGCGCTACCGCGAGATCCCGCCGGAGGTGGCGCTGGAGCGGATGACCGGCCCGCACCTGACCCGGGAGATCGCCGGATCGCTGCTGCGGATGTACGCGGCGGCGGTGGACCGGCCGGCGGAGATCTCCCCGGAGACCGAACGGATCACCGGGCATCCCGGCCGCGGCTATGCCCGGTGGGCCGCGGACCGCGCCCCGGCGCTCTTCGGCTGA
- a CDS encoding TetR family transcriptional regulator produces MTDNARPPRHRPQPPRRSRRAPAPEERKLDAERSRRLLLEAALDEFAAKGYAGARVQDIADRAGLNKQLISYYFGGKEGLYEELGRRWLAEEERINDPALPLEEVVERYLRHTFADPRGTRLSVWRALADDLGEEPREDLSEVRRRHREGELAVDLDPAVALLVLMSAVSAPVTLAPAVRRIFGLEPDSAEFRELYVRGLRRIVRRLAAARPPDPGPDGPPPPAGGPPSPGAERA; encoded by the coding sequence GTGACCGACAACGCCCGCCCCCCGCGGCACCGGCCGCAGCCGCCCAGGCGGTCCCGCCGTGCCCCCGCTCCCGAGGAGCGCAAGCTCGACGCCGAGCGCTCCCGCCGCCTGCTGCTGGAGGCGGCCCTGGACGAGTTCGCGGCCAAGGGGTACGCGGGCGCCCGGGTGCAGGACATCGCCGACCGGGCCGGCCTCAACAAGCAGCTGATCAGCTACTACTTCGGCGGCAAGGAGGGGCTGTACGAGGAGCTGGGCCGCCGCTGGCTGGCCGAGGAGGAGCGGATCAACGACCCGGCGCTGCCCCTGGAGGAGGTGGTCGAGCGTTATCTGCGTCACACCTTCGCCGATCCGCGCGGGACGCGGCTGAGCGTGTGGCGGGCGCTCGCCGACGACCTCGGCGAGGAGCCCCGGGAGGACCTGAGCGAGGTGCGGCGCCGCCACCGGGAGGGCGAGCTCGCCGTCGACCTGGACCCGGCCGTCGCCCTGCTGGTGCTGATGAGCGCGGTGTCCGCCCCGGTCACCCTGGCCCCCGCGGTCCGGCGGATCTTCGGCCTGGAACCGGACTCCGCGGAGTTCCGGGAGCTGTACGTACGGGGGCTGCGGCGCATCGTGCGCCGGCTGGCCGCCGCCCGGCCGCCGGACCCCGGACCGGACGGGCCCCCGCCGCCCGCCGGTGGTCCCCCGTCCCCGGGCGCGGAGCGCGCGTGA
- the recQ gene encoding DNA helicase RecQ — MTSLDPAAGGPVTSDALQVLHRVFGYDSFRGDQQEIIEHVAGGGDALVLMPTGGGKSLCYQIPALVRQGTGVVISPLIALMQDQVDALRAVGVRAGFLNSTQDLDERRLVEAEFLAGELDLLYLAPERLRVESTLSLLDRGTIALFAIDEAHCVAQWGHDFRPDYLALSALHERWPAVPRIALTATATRATHTEIASRLGLQDARHFVASFDRPNIQYRIVPKNEPKRQLLELLRTEHPGDAGIVYCLSRASVEKTAAFLVEKGIPALPYHAGLDAATRAAHQSRFLREDGLVMVATIAFGMGIDKPDVRFVAHLDLPKSVEGYYQETGRAGRDGLPSTAWLAYGLQDVVQQRKMINGNAEGDEAHRRRLTAHLEAMLALCETVECRRVQLLNYFGQSGEPCGNCDTCLTPPAAWDGTVPAQKLLSTVVRLKRERNQRFGAGQIIDILLGKKTAKVIQFDHDALSVFGIGTELGEAEWRGVVRQLLAAGLLAVEGEYSTLVLTEASGEVLRGERKVMLRRDPEKPARAAKATKPAKGRPVADLPEAAVPVFERLRAWRAATAREQGVPAYVIFHDATLREIATTAPATLAELGTVNGVGENKLAKYGEAILEVLADGGADPAAAPGGAEPAAPGGTGHRAGVTATAGAVGASGGTAEARAGGRATARGAATAAGATTAGSRGAAGSRGAAGPAAPEASGPLWPDDLAEPDHEPEPDDIDW, encoded by the coding sequence ATGACGTCCCTGGACCCGGCAGCCGGTGGGCCCGTGACGAGTGACGCCCTGCAGGTGCTGCACCGCGTCTTCGGCTACGACTCGTTCCGCGGCGACCAGCAAGAGATCATCGAGCACGTGGCGGGCGGCGGCGACGCCCTCGTCCTGATGCCGACCGGCGGCGGCAAGTCGCTCTGCTACCAGATCCCGGCCCTGGTCCGGCAGGGCACCGGTGTGGTGATCTCACCGCTGATCGCCCTGATGCAGGACCAGGTGGACGCGCTGCGCGCGGTGGGCGTCCGGGCCGGGTTCCTCAACTCCACCCAGGACCTGGACGAGCGGCGGCTGGTGGAGGCGGAGTTCCTCGCCGGCGAGCTGGACCTGCTCTACCTGGCGCCCGAGCGGCTGCGGGTGGAGTCCACCCTGTCGCTGCTGGACCGGGGCACCATCGCGCTCTTCGCGATCGACGAGGCGCACTGCGTCGCCCAGTGGGGCCACGACTTCCGGCCCGACTACCTGGCGCTGTCCGCCCTGCACGAGCGCTGGCCGGCCGTGCCGCGCATCGCGCTCACCGCGACCGCCACCCGGGCCACCCACACCGAGATCGCCTCCCGGCTGGGACTCCAGGACGCCCGCCACTTCGTGGCCAGCTTCGACCGGCCGAACATCCAGTACCGGATCGTGCCGAAGAACGAGCCCAAGCGGCAGCTGCTGGAGCTGCTGCGCACCGAGCACCCGGGCGACGCGGGCATCGTCTACTGCCTGTCCCGGGCCTCGGTGGAGAAGACCGCCGCCTTCCTGGTGGAGAAGGGCATCCCCGCGCTGCCGTACCACGCCGGGCTGGACGCCGCCACGCGCGCCGCGCACCAGTCCCGGTTCCTGCGCGAGGACGGCCTGGTGATGGTCGCGACCATCGCCTTCGGCATGGGCATCGACAAGCCCGACGTCCGTTTCGTCGCCCATCTCGACCTGCCCAAGTCGGTCGAGGGCTACTACCAGGAGACCGGCCGCGCGGGCCGGGACGGCCTGCCCTCCACCGCCTGGCTCGCCTACGGGCTCCAGGACGTGGTGCAGCAGCGGAAGATGATCAACGGCAACGCGGAGGGCGACGAGGCGCACCGCCGCCGGCTGACCGCCCACCTGGAGGCGATGCTGGCGCTCTGCGAGACGGTGGAGTGCCGCCGGGTCCAGCTGCTGAACTACTTCGGCCAGTCCGGTGAGCCGTGCGGCAACTGCGACACCTGCCTGACCCCGCCGGCCGCCTGGGACGGCACCGTACCGGCCCAGAAGCTGCTGTCCACGGTGGTCCGGCTCAAGCGGGAGCGGAACCAGCGCTTCGGAGCCGGCCAGATCATCGACATCCTGCTGGGGAAGAAGACCGCCAAGGTCATCCAGTTCGACCACGACGCGCTGAGCGTCTTCGGCATCGGCACCGAGCTGGGCGAGGCCGAGTGGCGGGGCGTGGTGCGGCAGCTGCTCGCCGCCGGGCTGCTCGCCGTCGAGGGCGAGTACAGCACCCTGGTGCTCACCGAGGCCAGCGGCGAGGTGCTGCGGGGTGAGCGGAAGGTGATGCTCCGCCGGGACCCGGAGAAGCCGGCCCGGGCGGCGAAGGCGACGAAGCCGGCGAAGGGCCGCCCGGTCGCCGACCTGCCCGAGGCCGCGGTGCCGGTGTTCGAGCGGCTGCGGGCCTGGCGGGCCGCGACCGCCAGGGAGCAGGGCGTGCCGGCCTACGTGATCTTCCACGACGCGACGCTGCGGGAGATCGCCACCACCGCCCCGGCCACCCTCGCCGAGCTGGGCACGGTGAACGGCGTGGGCGAGAACAAGCTGGCCAAGTACGGCGAGGCGATCCTGGAGGTGCTCGCCGACGGCGGCGCGGATCCGGCGGCGGCCCCCGGCGGCGCGGAGCCGGCGGCCCCGGGCGGCACCGGCCACCGGGCGGGCGTGACCGCTACGGCGGGTGCGGTGGGTGCGTCCGGCGGGACCGCGGAGGCCCGGGCCGGCGGCCGGGCGACGGCCCGGGGCGCGGCGACGGCGGCCGGTGCGACCACGGCCGGGAGCCGGGGAGCCGCCGGCAGCCGGGGAGCGGCGGGACCGGCGGCTCCGGAGGCGTCCGGTCCGCTCTGGCCGGACGACCTGGCGGAGCCCGACCACGAGCCGGAGCCGGACGACATCGACTGGTGA
- a CDS encoding extracellular solute-binding protein: MRARGYATRSRGHGRRPRRRGLGRFAAAVLLLCTACTSGGGAGPSAVPPPGATSAGAGTPRVLRVATASDVSIGPVRERLIEAWDRQRDDYTVEIVKLPAAADEVRSQLIAALQSGSADYDVVNIDVTWTAEFAAGGLIRPLAGELPEDIWPSVAATTRYDGRTWAVPFNTDAALLYYRTDIWRDRDWRPPRTWAELEEDVAEARDPERVTRRFEDGYITQLGPYEGLTVNALEAVWARGGRFVGEDGEVTADSVEVRYGLDNLYRQYRDLMPRALARRADEHDSLAAFRDGKVPFMRNWPYVYNILAAEGSRLKGRFGVVALPGQGDGKPGTSVLGGQNLAITTRSEHSAAARELLAYLTEPAQQRCLLDVGFAPVLRSSYDPSGDPVRCSLPPDGDGGADAPGDPEHPAGGTDGGTDSGSADGGNGDGGDRDGPAGTGGSAGRGRAADRTADAEPAAGADGAAGESGAAAPDPGRLPVYAAPLRQALAAARPRPVTPYYAAFTELIQSEVHAMLLHGGNRDALPRRLAEQLGPVLRGG; the protein is encoded by the coding sequence ATGAGGGCCCGGGGATACGCCACGAGGTCCCGGGGGCACGGGAGGAGGCCCCGGCGCCGCGGGCTCGGGCGGTTCGCCGCCGCCGTGCTGCTGCTCTGCACCGCCTGCACCTCCGGTGGTGGCGCGGGCCCGTCCGCCGTACCCCCGCCGGGCGCCACCTCGGCGGGGGCCGGCACCCCGCGGGTGCTGCGGGTGGCGACCGCCTCGGACGTCTCGATCGGCCCGGTGCGGGAGCGGCTCATCGAGGCGTGGGACCGGCAGCGGGACGACTACACGGTGGAGATCGTGAAGCTGCCGGCCGCGGCCGACGAGGTGCGCAGTCAGCTGATCGCCGCCCTCCAGTCCGGCAGCGCCGACTACGACGTGGTCAACATCGACGTCACCTGGACCGCCGAGTTCGCCGCGGGCGGGCTGATCCGCCCGCTCGCCGGCGAGCTGCCCGAGGACATCTGGCCCAGCGTCGCCGCCACCACCCGGTACGACGGCCGGACCTGGGCGGTGCCGTTCAACACCGACGCCGCGCTGCTGTACTACCGCACCGACATCTGGCGGGACCGGGACTGGCGCCCGCCGCGCACCTGGGCCGAGCTGGAGGAGGACGTGGCCGAGGCCCGGGACCCGGAACGGGTCACCCGGCGCTTCGAGGACGGCTACATCACCCAGCTCGGCCCGTACGAGGGGCTCACCGTCAACGCCCTGGAGGCGGTGTGGGCGCGCGGCGGCCGGTTCGTCGGCGAGGACGGCGAGGTGACCGCCGACAGCGTCGAGGTGCGGTACGGGCTGGACAACCTCTACCGGCAGTACCGCGACCTGATGCCCAGGGCGCTGGCGCGCCGCGCCGACGAGCACGACAGCCTGGCCGCCTTTCGCGACGGCAAGGTGCCCTTCATGCGGAACTGGCCGTACGTGTACAACATCCTCGCGGCCGAGGGCTCCCGGCTGAAGGGCCGGTTCGGGGTGGTGGCGCTGCCCGGCCAGGGCGACGGGAAGCCGGGGACCTCCGTGCTCGGCGGCCAGAACCTGGCCATCACCACCCGCAGCGAGCACTCCGCCGCCGCCCGCGAACTCCTGGCGTACCTGACCGAACCGGCCCAGCAGCGCTGCCTGCTGGACGTCGGGTTCGCCCCGGTGCTGCGGTCCAGCTACGACCCCTCGGGGGACCCGGTGCGCTGCTCACTGCCGCCGGACGGCGACGGCGGCGCGGACGCCCCGGGCGACCCGGAGCACCCGGCCGGCGGCACCGACGGCGGCACCGACAGCGGTTCCGCGGACGGTGGGAACGGGGACGGCGGCGACCGCGACGGCCCGGCGGGGACGGGCGGGAGCGCAGGCCGGGGCCGGGCGGCCGACCGGACGGCCGACGCGGAGCCGGCGGCAGGCGCGGACGGGGCCGCGGGGGAGTCCGGCGCCGCCGCCCCGGACCCGGGACGGCTGCCGGTCTACGCCGCCCCGCTGCGCCAGGCGCTGGCCGCGGCCCGCCCCCGGCCGGTCACCCCGTACTACGCGGCGTTCACCGAGCTGATCCAGAGCGAGGTGCACGCGATGCTGCTCCACGGCGGGAACCGCGACGCGCTCCCGCGCCGGCTCGCCGAGCAGCTGGGTCCGGTGCTGCGCGGCGGCTGA
- a CDS encoding vWA domain-containing protein, with product MGPQPDLVALGSSAELGRIQERVGRTGGPARVTALGPTGYSPLVLAVPAKLADAMREAGARRTGSTWPELLAALDEAAPDLPLLRPDPASSETGLLHTVGLYRAGHDGPWSGSADDDDAEHAERQVDDRHPLQRDADTLLCEQYTGDAGLPPPGEAAALVSEKAVADHNLGRRPHSSCDNNKPLDDSDRLLAYYPAGVPALDLPLAEVRWDGAPDAPDRTRRTAAVSRFHAWLTHGGSRHLLDGLVRGVDPGQRPAPPQGQAWADPDSGVLEDVEVVARPPGGPEADAAAAAYAETLRPGQVLFLVDNSGSLATGGKLGTVGRALSRALKTLGPEDRYGLWSYPGSADGPETPRVVVAPGTRGDDQAAARTWLAALSPDRVVPRGAAVYEVLDRAVAAMKGEDHPLIVLVTDGDDRPRGDPDRDDHLAWEQTRDEEGTPPVLVLSVRDAGCSEAVIQRLAFGGEDFCVSGRPEEAARQLAERISDHVQGGGTR from the coding sequence GTGGGGCCGCAGCCGGACCTGGTCGCGCTCGGCTCCAGCGCCGAGCTCGGCCGTATCCAGGAGCGCGTGGGGCGGACCGGCGGGCCGGCGAGGGTGACCGCCCTGGGGCCCACCGGGTATTCACCGCTGGTGCTGGCGGTGCCCGCGAAACTGGCCGACGCGATGCGGGAGGCGGGCGCCCGGCGCACCGGCAGCACCTGGCCGGAGCTGCTGGCGGCGCTGGACGAGGCGGCCCCCGACCTGCCGCTGCTGCGTCCGGACCCGGCCTCCTCGGAAACCGGGCTGCTGCACACCGTCGGGCTGTACCGGGCCGGGCACGACGGACCGTGGAGCGGCTCGGCGGACGACGACGACGCGGAGCACGCCGAGCGCCAGGTGGACGACCGGCATCCGCTCCAGCGGGACGCCGACACCCTGCTGTGCGAGCAGTACACCGGTGACGCCGGGCTGCCGCCGCCCGGTGAGGCGGCGGCCCTGGTGTCGGAGAAGGCGGTGGCGGACCACAACCTCGGCCGGCGGCCCCACTCGTCCTGCGACAACAACAAGCCCCTGGACGACAGCGACCGGCTGCTCGCCTACTACCCGGCCGGGGTGCCGGCCCTCGACCTGCCGCTGGCCGAGGTCCGCTGGGACGGGGCGCCCGACGCCCCGGACCGTACCCGGCGGACCGCCGCCGTGAGCCGGTTCCACGCGTGGCTCACCCACGGGGGCAGCCGGCACCTGCTGGACGGCCTGGTGCGGGGGGTGGACCCGGGGCAGCGGCCGGCACCGCCGCAGGGACAGGCGTGGGCCGACCCGGACAGCGGGGTGCTGGAGGACGTGGAGGTGGTGGCCCGGCCGCCGGGCGGGCCCGAGGCGGACGCCGCCGCGGCGGCCTACGCCGAGACGCTCCGGCCCGGTCAGGTCCTCTTCCTGGTGGACAACTCCGGTTCGCTCGCCACCGGCGGCAAGCTCGGCACCGTCGGCCGGGCGCTGAGCCGGGCGCTGAAGACCCTCGGCCCCGAGGACCGGTACGGCCTGTGGAGCTACCCCGGCTCCGCCGACGGCCCGGAGACCCCGCGGGTGGTGGTGGCGCCGGGCACCCGCGGGGACGATCAGGCCGCCGCCCGGACGTGGCTGGCGGCGCTGTCCCCGGACCGGGTGGTGCCGCGGGGCGCCGCGGTGTACGAGGTGCTGGACCGGGCGGTGGCCGCCATGAAGGGCGAGGACCACCCGCTGATCGTGCTGGTCACCGACGGGGACGACCGGCCGCGCGGCGACCCGGACCGCGACGACCACCTGGCCTGGGAGCAGACCCGCGACGAGGAGGGCACCCCGCCGGTGCTGGTGCTCTCGGTGCGCGACGCGGGCTGCTCCGAGGCGGTCATCCAGCGCCTGGCCTTCGGCGGGGAGGACTTCTGTGTCTCCGGCCGTCCCGAGGAGGCCGCCCGGCAGCTCGCCGAGCGGATCTCCGACCACGTACAAGGAGGGGGCACGCGATGA